tgagctgaaaatgtgaccaaaattcagattttaaatagcgcagcatagaccctcgtggaggtagtctcgggccagactgtatgtggctatcacgaacatacagggtcgacgagtgtcagaccgactgacacaaactggctgtgtatagacactatcgtagaggcagtctacaagcagatgacaatggcgtatctgctcgctgaccgtacagagccTTAGTctgatgtccttcagcccattaTGCGTTtataaactattaaacaggtgggaacacaatggccatgcgtggctgtggattcaacctacaatggcattttctgccatgaagatatcggagcgATGACAGTCATGACACTGTGTGGCATTATAGTTCCGCAGCGTGAACAAAAACTACTAGAGATCCATTAAACTACAATATGACTAGTCTCCTTTAACCGTCTAGTGTAGAAATGGTGAGGGAGCTCTACAATCCAAGTCACGTGTTTGATCCACTCAGGGGTGTCGCTAGGGGTATGGGGGTGTGACACCATACCCAATTTTGTCGGGAAAAATTTattgttgtcgtcaaaaccatgtgattgtcggcaaatgtacaCAAAGCTTTATGATTCTCGGCAAATAGCAAGAGTCCTATAAAAGGTACGAAATagtgctgttgttacgtaatagaccTCTTGTGAATGTTAtaatgttatagtagttactaaAGTGAAAAGAATTGTTGGAAAATGTTTGACCCTTCCCCCCCGCCGTCCTGGCTGAAAATAATTTGGGTCTACAATTTacacccccgaatcatattggtctagcgacgcccctggatCCACTGTTGGAGACTGCTAGTACGAAGTgtcataacttcccgccagtcatcagctgttggatcatcacaacaacaattAAGCatcgaaaaagtcagtggttcactgacgaaactgtcagaaATATAGGAAGTTTCTTCATtattggttttgacaaatcaaaaaaCTCTTTATAAATTGGAAATTGTGAAGTTTTATTATTAGGTTTATTAAACTTGAAAAGGAATCAGGATTTCTGTAGGATTTTGTTATATTAGTGCATCCAGAATGATTCATTTACATAGTTTCATAAATATATTGCCTCCCTATAGCACTGAGTAATCGGGTGATCAGTTTCATTTCTCTTTCCCTACCTGCATGGGCGTACTTTCTGCACACATCAGTGTAAAGTTCACAACATCTGAAAAGAATATGGTGACTTCCTGGTAGAATTCCGCTTTAACGGTGCCACTTGACTTCAGTTCCAATGCAATGGTTGGGGGAAGCATCTGATGAAGCAGACGATCGGAACGCTCCCTTTCCTCCTCTAGTTCCCGCGTTTTCATTTCCAAATTGGCACTAACACGTTGAATCTTTCGTGTCTGGATAAAAATGGCGTGAATAACTATGGGGGATACAAATAGCACTGCTACCATGATTGTAATAGAAATGCTTGACTCTCTCTGTCGAACGTAAATAGCTTCGTCAAGACCAGATAAGATATTATCAGCGAGTACCAATTGGAGGTCAAAAAGGACATTAATATATTTTGTCATCCGGTCGAACCAAAAATCCCCTCTTTCCCACGATTCTTCCATATTCTCATAATCATTTAGTTTGATTTCATTCTCCATTGACATGATGCTGGAGATCAAGTCACCTTTAGATTCCAGAACTTTGTTGTACTTATCGttgacaaatttggaaaaaaacatgctattttcgAGAGAAGCAGCTCCAAATAAGTTTTCATTCATGAACCATAGGTACATAGAGTGGTTACGGAATCCTCCCATTGCGTAAAAGCTGCTTCCAAGTGCCCGTTGTACACCATTATGTTCCTTGGCCATCACCAGTAATTCATAGTCAACAAGTTTGCTCCAAATAGTGTGGCTCGTTTTGACATCAATATCGGAAAAATCAAACCATcgaattatttcatttattgcttCTGTGTAAAATGCCATATTGTCGTGTAAGTTTGTCGAATTTGGATTCATGTGATCTCGATACTGTTGTAAATGGTTCTGAAACgtttctttgttttcaaaataagcCATAGATGGTTGCAAATTACTATTTCCTGCGTTCCATAAACTAACATTAGATATCGCTTTGTCTGTAGATATGTAATGCTGTCGGAGTTTCTTAAGGATATCATCACTATGCGATGACAGATACAACGCAGTGGTTCCACGCTCAATTTGAAGGCGATGAATCAAGCCACCGAAATCCTCCATACTTGATTTGACTCGGGCTTTTAAATGATTTATTGCCTTTCTATCCGTAATTGCATCACGAACAAATATGATATTCATTGCAATTAACACCAAGATTGGAATAATTGTCAGTCCAACCATACGAAAGACAATACGCTTCTTGTTAGCTTCATTGACCCATTTTAACTTCACGTCATCTACATCTGTATCGTCTTGGTTGCTGTGGTGCATGGTGATTAACAGTGGACACTTGCAATTGCACAGAACTGACtttgtttttctaaaagcatcTACAGGACATATTTTACTCTTTCAACCCGTCAAATTTTAAATGATGTCAAAGTCAACCGTTGAACGAGTCATTTTTAACTGCTACTACACGAGTTTGAGGTTTCTATAGTTTGCGCTTAATTTCATACAGAAGTAGTAGTGTACCTACAATTCCCGATGTACAATTCATTGTGGTGTAATACGTTCACCTTATATCCCTCACTTATTAACTTCGGACAAATTTCACGAGAACAGGAACAGGAACACCACTTGAATCCCGCTGGCTACGAGTATATCTGATTCCATAATGAGCCAAATGCAGTACAAGTTACTAATTGAGCTGTATCCATTAATCTTGTCGAAATTCTAAGTTAATATTTACGATACGCACAAGCAAAACCGGTCTCATGAGTTCACTGCCAAATAAACTTCCTTGATGATCTAGTACATGTACGAAATatatgcatgtacaatgtacattgtacatgtatgtactctctgttccagaaaaatacagaactaatttttttgaataaaaaatattatcctcttttgccaaatgaaacatagctaaatcctaatcctttggtTAGTCATAacaagcaataaaagtcaaattttaatatttagccaatttttggaaataagggccaaaaacatgcgtttttaggatGTTTTtattatgctgtgacaatcaagcccaaagacttgtactaagactaatttcagtttatgcattctaaattttggaaaagacatgtttcattcttattttTATAACCATTAATTAAAGTaatacaaaaaagtgaaaattggaGCCAaaatcgtgatccacagcctcatcccccacttttctcaaaaaagttgagatttttatatcactggaatactctggctacataatgtttatgtacaaaatatttcttgcagattaattcgtttagcacagatatcgtgaaatttgaatttcgttctggtgcaccagaacgaaattacaacgtattgtctatggagcagtgtaatacacataatcatgcataactcgcaaacgcaaaatcggaatcaactgaaattttgggaatgctgttttcgtggatatgtactgaaaaatatcataaaaagatgatgctaggatcacgaaatgctcctttaagataagattttgaatgcttagacttgttccaagtctgtgaatttttgtgactcgattgtcgtAAAACATGCCgaatatgcatgtttttggctctttttcaagaaattagtaaaaataATTGTGAACTcattcttttatctccagttaggactaaatgaatgattaggcgAGACCTATGTTTTATTTTACAGAACTTGataacatattttaataaaaaaattagtgctatttttttttctggaatggggagtatgtTTAAATGCACTGCACACACATACAGCCCCGCACACAGCACACGTACATATCAAATTGCAAGTTTAAGTTCACCTGGCCCACTTGCCTGGCAAGTTACACAATAATCATGGATGATGCATGCTTTGCCTAGCATACTGTGGTGCAGACAAATGGCAAATGCCCTGCACTCCCACTTTGCCCACTCccccctacgccatacataaattcgcccagcccCATTTGCCTAAAAGGAAAATTTAgttggcgggggggggggcacaatacATATATCGATTTTGATCGCACGTACCAATGATGGTATCGGTCAGTGCAAAGTATAGTGAGCCTGTCATTTGTCTTGTATAGACGTTGGGTTTTTCCCTTTTATATAGCATTTCCGCATAGAACctggaagattagattaccataaaaacgaaacagtaatctttagtggggttctatgtaatttttacataaaatgttCACCATTTTTTCAGTCTTCATTTCACTGACTAaattcaagaaatattttgcgctaataaagctggtattcatgttaaccgattataaaggaaacgaaaggaaacaatgttatgtgacGTAGGGCCTATATGAAATTAGAATAAAATTATCTGCCTCCTAAACCATATAAACTGTAGCACGCTTGGGTATCGCGAATCgatatatatgatgtacagttaatattcatatattctttcatacataggatgcttcagtttgcacataaaatatttcattgaaaaccctcccacccGGCTGTTTTGAAAAGGTAACCAAGCTTCTTCAGTATGTGCAATAAATttgcattaaaattaaacttattctatagggattctagaaacacttggcgtATGGCGTCCACTGCTGCGCACTTTGCCACGGTATGTCGAAAGAGAGAGAGGTCAAAGACCACAGAATAGCTCTGGCGGAAATACTTAAAGAGCCGTAATTGGTGACCAGGCCAGCCAAGCACCATATCTGTCACCAATAGCACCCATAAAATTTGACCTTATTGACCTTTTTTCTATTTCTAAGATTCAAACCTGTTTACAAGTTGTCAAATTCCTTATACTAGATTGTAAAAAATGTCATTATCCAATTATGAACACCTCCCTTGTGTATGTAGTTGGGGCGGTAAATACGGCCCTTTAAAGAGGTGAAACTCAAGCAAACAAACAGGTGAAAGCTGTTGCAGAGCAAAATGCTGTTAGTGAACTTATAACCCCGACGACTCGGGTGCTTATTGCTTCAATACAATTATAATACTAGTGCATTTAAGTGCTGAAACATGTACATCAGAAATTAGTTCCCTTGaaaatttgaagtaaaatatattgtaaaaaaaGTCGCGCGaaagctgtgaccagcaagttttaaaataaacgactaatattttattaaataattttattgtcattaatcaagaataaaataatttcaaacatcAATTTTTCGTTTTGTTCGTTTCATGGACTACTTCGAGATCGCAAGACTTTCCAAGCTTGGCTAGATtcataataaaaatccctttaaaagggatgcgtATGTTCCAGAAAGGAGATTGGATGCGTTGTGGACATGGAAACAGACTTGCAGAATCAGGAATCAAATACTACAGCCTGTTTCaaataaaattgtgcaagtgaaaagcgccctctgtggcaattagaaaataattAGGcaattgtgacatgatgcttacatcaacgtcaagggcatagtcgcggctctcaaatgccgtttagtatgttcaatttgcttgtttacgggtaaaatcacaattgtgccacttttactagggaagtggGCTGTGCATGTATATCAACGATACatgtagcatcaagtttatcaagagttccttcgtgaaatcaaaagaatgcatcaattacacaacaatacaaaattgtttttaatgttttatcatgaaaaaaaaggtataatggttctctttttctacttacgacaaattaaacgataaataaatatttcacattctgctgtaaaattaaatacatgtgcatgtcaatgattttaccattgTAAATGCTGTTCTTTTTCTCATTCAAGACatacaaatattacacacttaggttaatgaactttgacaagttcatgaaatttgacaaattaatgaaatttgacaaattaatgaaattagacaaaataatgcacacgcgctggcagcgctggtgttgatgcgtctaatacacgagccccgaagggggagtgcattagacgcatcaacatcagctatcattgatttgcatgtacagccctattccctagtaaaagtggcacaattgtgattttacgtaCGTACCCCTTCGTTCTTAActaaatatatctcgagattaaaaagagcaaattgaacagaacaaacggtatttcagagctaagactgtgtccttgacgttgatgtaagcatcatgtcacaacggtattttctaatcgccaaagagggctctttttcacttgcacaatttttttagacaggctgtagtgTATGTATTCTCATGGcgttttatttataattaattttagtggtaattaaaatataaaaatgataagaaaGTTTTGATATCTTGacaattattactttttattgttgATGGCATTAGAGATACAagatgttttgaaatattatgtCTGAAGAATTATGAAAAAGACTTCGtttacatttacaggcatttatggcgccattcaccaagataccatggcgcttacaaaaatatacacaaaagtcAAATAACAAGAGAAGCAGTGCAAGTAAACaaatgaggggtggtgcaataattatgtgtaccccggggggtgaattataggggggcaaagatttttggcaggccaataggggggggcaagcatttttggcaggtcgaaagggggggggtcaagcgatttttggcaggtcgaaaggggggggggggcaagcaatttttggcacagatattttgggtaccgtttctatattacgccctaaaaaggcataggaaaacgttaggaacacattcaaatatgcaaaagttcctgcttgctgcgctcgcattatatgataagacaatttaaggttttaaattcgggttcccaaaaatcttgcatgtgtaaggggaggggggcaaattttttggcacgccaaaaaaagggggggggcaaaggtttttggcacgtcgaaaggggggcaaagatttttggcatggccaaaggggggcaagcgtttttggcagaccattttgagaattccccccccccccccccaggggtacacataattattgcaccacccttgaGTCTTTagcatagaagctcatagacttGAACACGGATGTGGTCGTAGCAGATTTTATGTCCACAGGTAGTGCATTCCATGCCGCATGCCGTGGCAGCTGCAATGTGAAATCTGTTTTCACAAGTCAGGTTGTGGCTGCGTCTTGGAATAGCGAGCCGGTTACTGTCGGAAGACGATCGCAAGGTACGGGGAGGAACATAAACGGTAAAGTAGTCGTAGTTGATGTAGTTGGGACTCTGGTGTTGCCTAGACTTATTATATTAAAACGTACAGAAGGATTTTGAAGTACTCGTTGGCGAACTGGAAGCCGCCAGTGCCATGTCTATAGGAGATTGGAAGCGCCAGTTCTACGACCAACTGCAAAAACCAGTCTCGCAgcatatatttgtgtatattctcagtcatccaggtataaaatatcaagttgatttaattaaCATGTAGTCAACTGGATTTACTAtttttgactggcgacgtttcacatcctatcctggatgcctccttaagccgtctgatttttcggcggcgattTGTCAgtgacggggtcacagaactgagacgtcGAGGGATCTTTCCGTGACGGGTTCACAGAACTGAGACGTCGAGGGATATCGCAGCATGATTCTGTTACTGTAGGCGTTGGAGTCTAAGATCTCTGCCGAATAATGAAGTGAAGAGTCCGTTGCAATAGTCTAGACGAGATCAAATGAGCGTACGAACTGAGAGGTGACCAAGTGTCATGGTCAATGAATTGACGAATACGCCAGAGATTTCGTAATTGGAGATTGATGGATATCTGCGGAGGAAATTCACATGGTTGGAAAGGGTCATTGTGGGATTGAACTCCATGACGCCGAAGTTTCGAACAGTCTCAGATGGCTTGATCTTAGGTGCCAATGGCGAATTTGAGTCAAGTGTTTAAGATTGTAAGGCGACCCTGCAACAAAGAACTCCGTCTTCGAATCATTCAGCTTCAGACAGTTTGACATCCAGGTTTTGATTTCATGGATACAGCGCGGAGTCAATGTGGACAGGGCACGCTCCATGTCACCGGGAATGCGGGGATTACACGAGATGTAAAGTTGCGTGTCATCTGCataaatatgatatttaattcCATGACTGATGGCAATGTCACTTATGGGACGAACATATGCAGTAAACAGGAGTGGACCCATTACAGAGCCATGCGGCACACCAAAATCACTAGTTATGGGATCAGATAAATGACCAGCAACATTAACTTGGCTTTTCCAGTCACGTAGGTAGGAGGTGAACCACTGTAGAGCAGTGTCGGAAACAGCAAAGCCGTTTTCAAGACGGCTTATCAAGATGTTATGttaaatgaagaattgaacttttgttcacaacacataaagttgctcacctgaaattttcggtTGTTAAGACTACAACCTTTTTCAGCAGACTGATCCAGTTCGTTGATCGATTTGACGactcttgacttgtgacgtcagaacTGGATCGTAGACTCTTGCTAAGTTGTAGCGCCCCCGTCCTTATTCAAAGAAGGTTGGTTGGCCCGGGTGTGAATGGCCTCTTTGACTCCTCTTTCGAAGTACTGTGGTTCTCTGTCGAGGATTTGCACTTTCTCTAGGTCCACGTGATGTCCTGGGGACTCTATGTGTATGTGCTGAGATACCTCGGACGAGGTGGAGCTAGACCGCCTATGCTCAAGGAAACGAGTTTTTAGAGACCTGCCTGTCTCTCCTATGTATGATTCGAGCAGGGGCCCCGGGTGGTCTGACCCTGGCTAGGAATCAGATATACGGGACCTGTGACGTCCTTTTTGTCCGTTTTGTCTTTAGGCGCAACTAACAGTTGACGTAGTGTGCGCGTTGGCTTAAAACACACTCTTATGCCGCATGAGCTGTAAATACGTTTTAAGGCATCGGAGATGCCTTTGACATAAGGGATAACAACTTGTCCTTTGCTGGTGTTGGTACTGTCCTTTGTCGGTTTACTTTTATCCTTAGGTTTGTTGAGCCTATCAAATGCCCACTTGGGGTAACCACACTTAGATAGTGCTTCAGTGATGTGCGACTTCTCTTCGTCACAGTCTACCGGAGCGGTAATAACTGACTCTGCGCGATGAAAAAGCGTGTGTATCACTCCCAGTTTGTGTTGTAAAGGGTGATTCGAAGAAAAGTTCAAGTACTGGTCTGTATGTGTGGGTTTGCGATAGATCTTGATATTTAGTGAGCCGTCCGGGTTTTATGAATGTTAGAGTGTCCAAGAAAGCAAGAGTCCTGTTATCTTCACCATCTGTGGTGAATTTGATATCCGGATCGAGCGAATTTAAGTGATCAGTGAATTCCTGGGCGTAGTGTTCTTTAATTTGGTGTGGGTGTCGTCAACATATCTGAACCACCACAATGAAGTATGAGGAGCAGTAGAGAAGGCTAATTGTTCCAaatgttccaaatacagattgCAGACAATTGGACTGACTGGGCTCCCCATTGCCGCTCCGTGTATTTGTAAATAAAACACTCCATTGTAAACAAAATATGTACACCGTAAACAAACTTCAAGAAGTTTTACCACTTGGCCCGCTGACAGATTTGTTCTTTCATCTAGCGTAGTGTCACTGATCAGATCATCACGAATAATATCGAGGGCTTTATCTATAGGCACTGAAGTGAAAAGGGCAGTGACTTCATATGATCTAAGTTCTTCGTCTTCCTCTACCCTTTCGTCCTTTATGCGATCGGAAATGATGGGTAGTTTTACCAACCAATGGTGAAAGAATGTCAGCGATAAATTTGGCACTGTTGTAGGTTATTGAGCCAACGCTACTAACTATAGGCCTTAAAGGTATGTCCTTTTTGTGCACTATTGGCAAGCCATAGAATTTCGGTGGTGATTCTGTAGTAGGATAAAGCTTCCTGTATTCAAAGCTATTCAACATGATTTACTCTCACCTTCATTTTCCAATTCTTGTAACACAGACACAAGTTCTTTCTTATATTTGGTAGTAGGGTCTTTAGTACCAAGATTAGTATAAGTAGTTGTATCTCCAAGTAGTTGTTCACACTTTTGCTGGTACTCTGAGCTACTCTGGCGTGTCTAATACCATAACAATTCTCCCTTTATCCGCTGGTAGTATGCGTATGTCCTTGTCTTTCCTTGGCGCTACAACTTAGCGAGCGTCTACGATCCAgttctgacgtcacaagtcaagagtcgtcaaatcgatcaacgaactggatcagtctgctgaagaaggttgtagtcttaacaaccgaaaatttcaggtgagtaactttatgtgttgtgaacaaaagttcaattcttcatttatttgattaccaacacagatgaactttcatgatagTTTTTAAActatcatgaaagttcatctgtgttaaaaatgttatgttCTATAGTATCAAACGACGCCGATAGATCGAGGAGCGCTAGGAGAACGAcgcattttgagtcaatttcagTTCAGATGTCAGTTTGAACTTTTATGAGTACAGTCTCAGTAGAATGACAGGCCCTGTAAGCAGATTGCAAGGGATCCATTAGTTGGTGCAAGCTGAAATGTTCAACAAACTGTGTCGCAGCAAATTCTCAATGATTTTAGCAGCGAAATGGAGGTTTGACTGGTCTGTAGTTCTTTAGATCGTCCTTACACAAAGAAGGCTTCTAGAAGAGAGGAGAAACCACCGCTGAATGTGCGTTGGCAGGGAAAATACCAGTTCTCGGAGAACTGTTAACAAGCTCAGTCAATACTGGAAGGTGGAGTTCTAAATGCTGCTTCAAGAGCCACGTGGGCTAAGGGTCTAAAAAGCAAGACGAATTAGAAGACTTAGTGATATCTCACATCATCCATAGACACTTCTTGAAATTGACTAAATCGTCTGCAGTTATCAACACAATGATCTATAAAATTGCCACCGTCAATGTTCAAATCTTGACGAATTCTGCGGATCTTAGTCACAAAGAATTGAGAAAACTTATTGCCGAGATCAGAGGGATCATTGTAAGATGGAAGAGGTCTCCCCTGATTGTTCAATAACTGATTCATGACTTGAAACACTTCCTTTGTGCTGGCATTGTGAAGTTTGGTGCCAAAATAATCTTTTATGGCATTTGTGATGTTAGTCTTGACACTTTTGTTAGCTTCAGTGAATTCCAAGCGATCATTTTCAGAGCGTGACTTTCTCCATTTCCGTTCTTTGCGACGGCGTTCTTGGCGGGATTGATGGACAGAGTTGTTGTACCAAGGCATTCTACATCTGATATACCTTGAGCGAGTTGTTGCAGGTGCAGGTGCAAGCTCATCCAGAGTCGCACGGACAAAATGATAATTGTACCAGTCAAAAATATCACCTGCATTCTCAAACATTGGGATGGCATTAAAACGTTGAGTCCATAGTACCATAGTGTGGTAACTGACGTAAGTTTAATAGTACAGTTAGCATAAAGACGTATTTGAAGTTGGTATGGGAATATATTGATCAGCATCGATATCTACAACAGGTGGCACTCTCACATCAGTGTAATGTGCAGATTGTATTTGTCTACTGATTGTATACTGTTTTAATAGTTAGTTCAATTTATTAGAAAGTTGCgacaggtgttttttttttaatttgatagatactgtttgaccccattGATCCACGTGACCTTGGACCCAGGGTGACCTCGGTTTGATG
Above is a genomic segment from Amphiura filiformis chromosome 17, Afil_fr2py, whole genome shotgun sequence containing:
- the LOC140137299 gene encoding uncharacterized protein, with product MHHSNQDDTDVDDVKLKWVNEANKKRIVFRMVGLTIIPILVLIAMNIIFVRDAITDRKAINHLKARVKSSMEDFGGLIHRLQIERGTTALYLSSHSDDILKKLRQHYISTDKAISNVSLWNAGNSNLQPSMAYFENKETFQNHLQQYRDHMNPNSTNLHDNMAFYTEAINEIIRWFDFSDIDVKTSHTIWSKLVDYELLVMAKEHNGVQRALGSSFYAMGGFRNHSMYLWFMNENLFGAASLENSMFFSKFVNDKYNKVLESKGDLISSIMSMENEIKLNDYENMEESWERGDFWFDRMTKYINVLFDLQLVLADNILSGLDEAIYVRQRESSISITIMVAVLFVSPIVIHAIFIQTRKIQRVSANLEMKTRELEEERERSDRLLHQMLPPTIALELKSSGTVKAEFYQEVTIFFSDVVNFTLMCAESTPMQVGKEK